Proteins from a genomic interval of Crassostrea angulata isolate pt1a10 chromosome 7, ASM2561291v2, whole genome shotgun sequence:
- the LOC128156238 gene encoding heat shock 70 kDa protein 12A-like, giving the protein MAEQQLGSSIKERPSKCTTKLLVAAIDFGTVYSGYAYSFKNEWPDVKANVWSSGELRSYKTPSALLLNPDQSFNSFGFDAEKKYASLTEDGEDCKKYFFFQRFKMILKQSLEKRVHRKTQIMAENDSFVDAMTVFTYCINHMREHLLKTLENKLANTISMDDIQFVLTVPAIWDDTAKMFMREAAVQAGIKSDQLLIALEPEAASIYCQLMHLESTDNKRFFLAGKESGAKYMVLDLGGGTADITIHQLKQDGTLAELVPASGGSWGGTCIDKAFKEFLTNLFGKSVMNIFQKDSEYLEDYFDFWQHFEVKKRAFENEQNESENKEKKKDNPESKFAIRIPFALGEIVAKQSKQGFKQTKMDAVIANAIEKSHFKNDVSCTNGKLLMQSSFFKQMFDPTIKLLINHLKKLYTDIGEDLKVILMVGGFSECSVIQDAVKKEFEGKCRVVVPNQAGLAVVKGAVYFGHQPDLITERVSRYTYGIQTWPAFNETKHDRSKRVVMEDGPRCKDVFFKFVAKGDKIKPGDKKSYIFKSLNSNAEALDCGVFISNEKNPKYVDDKGCAKLGTLKIPLDGVDRNVDIEESLIFGDTELHVTACNCTNKMEYKVKFDLLSENINFS; this is encoded by the exons ATGGCCGAACAACAATTAGGATCCTCTATCAAAGAAAGACCATCAAAATGTACTACCAAACTTTTAGTTGCTGCTATTGACTTTGGAACTGTTTATTCCGGTTATGCTTATTCGTTTAAGAATGAATGGCCTGATGTGAAGGCTAATGTATGGTCTAGTGGTGAACTTAGATCCTATAAGACACCGAGCGCTCTTCTTCTAAACCCAGACCaatcttttaattcatttggaTTTGATGCTGAGAAGAAATATGCGTCGTTAACAGAAGATGGCGAAGACTGTAAGAAGTACTTCTTTTTTCAACGTTTTAAGATGATTCTGAAACAATCACTTGAAAAG agaGTCCACAGAAAAACGCAAATTATGGCAGAGAATGACTCATTTGTTGATGCCATGACAGTATTTACATATTGCATTAACCATATGAGAGAGCACCTTTTGAAAACCCTTGAAAACAAGCTGGCAAATACGATCTCCATGGATGATATACAATTTGTACTGACTGTACCCGCAATATGGGATGATACAGCAAAGATGTTTATGCGAGAAGCAGCTGTGCAG GCAGGGATTAAAAGCGACCAATTGTTGATCGCATTGGAACCCGAAGCAGCCTCCATATATTGCCAGCTGATGCATTTAGAATCAACTGACAACAAAAGATTTTTCTTGGCGGGAAAAGAATCTGGGGCTAAATACATGGTTCTTGATCTTGGAG GGGGAACAGCTGATATAACAATTCATCAATTGAAGCAAGACGGTACGTTGGCTGAACTCGTCCCGGCGAGCGGCGGTAGTTGGGGAGGAACCTGCATTGACAAGgcatttaaagaatttttgacaAATCTGTTTGGGAAGTCGGtaatgaatatatttcaaaaagattCTGAGTACCTCGAAGATTATTTTGACTTCTGGCAACATTTTGAAGTCAAGAAAAGAGCATTTGAAAACGAACAAAATGAGAGcgaaaacaaagaaaagaaaaaggatAACCCTGAGTCTAAATTTGCAATTCGAATTCCGTTTGCCCTCGGTGAAATCGTAGCAAAGCAAAGTAAACAAGGTttcaaacaaaccaaaatggaTGCAGTCATAGCGAATGCAATTGAAAAGTCACACTTCAAGAATGACGTTTCGTGTACAAATGGCAAATTGTTAATGCAATCATCATTTTTCAAGCAGATGTTTGATCCTACTATTAAACTCCTTATCAATCATTTGAAAAAGCTTTATACAGACATCGGTGAAGATTTAAAAGTAATATTGATGGTTGGGGGTTTCTCAGAGTGCAGTGTTATCCAAGACGCTGTCAAAAAAGAGTTTGAAGGAAAATGCAGAGTGGTTGTTCCTAATCAAGCAGGTCTAGCCGTTGTCAAAGGAGCTGTATACTTCGGTCACCAGCCAGACCTTATAACCGAGCGAGTCTCCAGGTACACCTATGGAATTCAAACATGGCCGGCATTCAATGAGACTAAACATGACAGATCAAAACGAGTTGTAATGGAAGATGGACCAAGATGCAAAGACGTATTTTTCAAATTCGTTGCCAAAGGAGATAAAATAAAGCCAGGAGACAAGAAGTCTTACATATTTAAATCTCTGAATTCAAATGCCGAGGCGCTCGATTGCGGGgtctttatttcaaatgaaaagaaTCCAAAGTATGTTGACGATAAAGGATGTGCAAAGCTTGGGACATTGAAAATTCCACTTGATGGGGTCGACAGAAATGTCGATATAGAGGAGTCTTTGATATTTGGGGATACAGAGCTCCACGTGACTGCTTGCAACTGTACAAATAAGATGGAATACAAAGTAAAGTTTGACCTGCTTTccgaaaatatcaatttttcttGA